The Chryseobacterium sp. G0186 genome includes the window TCATTTTCTTTTGGTCACATGCAATAGCCTGAACCATTACAGAAACCGCAGCACCTGGAGCATACCAAGCAGAAGTTCCTAATAATTTAGTAAGGGTAGCACCTCCTACTTTAGTTTCTTCAATTACATATTTTTGTTTTTCTTCGTCTAAGAATTCAGTTACAGGAACACCATTTCTTGTCGCTTTGCTCAATAATGGAAGCATTCCCGTATCACTGTGAGCAGCGATTACCATACCGTCAACATCAGAAATTGGAGCTTCCAATGCTTCAGCCAATCTGTACTTGAATCTTGCAGAGTCTAATGCACCACCCATTCCGATGATTTTGTGCTTAGGAAGACCTGAAGTTTTGTGTACCAAATAAGCCATAGTATCCATTGGGTTAGAAACCACAATGATGATTACTTCCGGAGAATGTTTTACTAAGTTTTCAGTAACTTCTTTTACGATACCAGCGTTGATACCGATCAATTCTTCTCTTGTCATTCCAGGTTTTCTTGGAATACCTGAAGTGATTACTGCTACATGAGAACCTGCAGTTTTACTGTAATCTCCTGTTGTTCCGGTAATTTTTGTATCAAATCCGTTTAGAGATGCTGTTTGCATCAAATCCATTGCTTTACCTTCAGCAAATCCTTCTTTAATGTCTACCAAAACTACTTCCGAACAGAAGTTCTTCATTGCGATGTATTCTGCACAGCTTGCTCCTACAGCGCCTGCACCTACTACAGTTACTTTCATATTGTTACTTTTTAAATTATTTATTTTTTTAGTTAAGTTGAAAATTGAAACTCCCCAAATTTAATAAATCCTGAAAAAATGCGCAATTTTTCAGGAATTTAATTAGAATTAAAAGAAATTAGTTGACGTTCAGTAAAAACGTGTATAGTTTTTTGGCTCCGGAAAGCACCTCATTATAGTTTTCCTCTGCCACTTCAGTGTCCAAAACCTCCTTGAAGTTCTTCCACATTGGTCCCGTATTCTCCTGATAACATCCAAAGAAATTAAAAGTCACCTCATCAAATCCCTCCGTTTTGGAAAGTTGCTTGGCAATAACGTTTCCACCCAATGTAGAACCCTCGATAACATACATCGCTCCTAAAGCTTCGTGCTCATTTTCAAATTCAAGGGGGTGAGATACGGCCTGATTTTCCAGAGAAAGGCTTTTAAGATCCTTTTCAATAAGGGAGAGCTTCTTTCTGTTATCAAGTTGAAGTTTTTCTGCATACTTACCAGAAAGACTGTTGAATATTTTATCTTCACTGTGAAGAAGCATCAGATAATTGGTATGGATGATCTTTTTATAATCTTCTAAAGTGAAGGTTTTATTAAAAATTTTTTCAGAATTAAAAAGTTTCTCAGCTGCATCGTGATATTCTGCGGTGTTTTGTTTAAGATATTCTGATACCATAATAACGTTTTAAAAGTTTCTCAAATGTAAGGCTTTTTGAACGTTAAAATGAAAGAAGTTCCCTCTTTATTACTCTCATAATCTACATTTCCTCCAATCCTTTTCATGATGCGGTGTACAATAGACAAGCCTATCCCGTTCCCTTTGAATTTCTTCGCATTGTCCATTCTGTTGAAGATCTTGAACATTTTATGCTTCTCTTCCTCAGGAATACCAATTCCGTTATCTGAAATCCTGTAAATAATGGTTTGCCCATCTTCCGTTCCTTCAATTTCCACAATCGGAAGCTCCTTATGAGAAGAATATTTGACTGCATTATTGATAATATTTAAAAATACCTGATGAAGCAACGTTTTATCTGCCATTACATCAGGACATTCCCTAATGACAACCTTACTTTTCGGGCTTCCGTAGGTAAGCTTGGCATTTTCGGAAATCTTTTGGATCGTATGGGATGTAGTAAGACTTTCAAGCTGAATATCACTATGCTTGGCACGGCTGAGCTGTAGCACATCTTTCATCATTTCAGCCATATTGTCGATTTCCTCAATGATGGTATTGATCTTCGTTTTACTCTTTTCAGAATCATCAGTAAGTTGCCCCAAAAGCATCTGAGCATTCAGCTTCATTACCGTTAAAGGAGTTCCTAGGTCATGCGAGATGGTGTAAGAAAAACTATCCAGTTCCTCATTCACCTTTTTAAGCTCATCATTAAGCCTTTTGATTGCATTATAGTTTTTATGGGAAGTTTCCAGAATTAAATCTCTTACCGCCTGCACTGCACTCACATTTCTGGAATTCCATCTTCTGGAGTATCCTTTAATATTTTCTGTAAAAATATGGAATGAAGTTCTGGGTGAGACCATATGCTTATCTTCCCCATTCTGAGAAAACACTCCTATTTTTTTCTCCGGATTACCAGCCCAATTGATATGCTCATCAAATTCTTTACGGAACCAGATCAGCATTTCATTTTTGTCTCTTTCAATAAAATAAATGATAATTCCTGCTGCATTTTCGGACAGGCTCAGCTCTTCTCCATGATTTTTCAGGAAGCTACGGTTCACATAAATACGGTCTGTGGTGCTCTCCAATGCCCAGTTTACAATATCATTGATGGTAGCCAATGAAGGAGTGACTCCATCAGTAATGATATTTTCATCTGAAACAATCGCCAGACCGTCTGCATCCGGTAAATTTTTGATCTCATTCTTACTTTCAATCAGAGAATCAAATAAATTATGGTGTTTTAAAAACTTCGTTTTCAACTGAGATACTTTTTCATTCAGCTCCAAACAGTAGTTTAATTCGTTTTTGGATTTAAAGGAGGAATAAGCATTCGCTGCCAAGGCTGTAAAAATACCGGCCTGTACCCTATCTTCAAGGTCTACATGTTTAGGCTCAACATTCTGGCAAGTCACCAATCCCCAAAGATGATTATCAATAATTATGGAAACACTGAAGCTGGAAGAAACCCCGGAGTTCTTAAGATATTGCTGATGAACAGGAGACATTCCCCGTGATCCTGAAAAGCTGAGATCAATCTTTTCGTTGTTCTTACTTACAATAGGAACCATCTCAGTATGCACATTACTGAAAATTCTTTTTCTTTTTTTTAGATAAAGCTCCCTGGCCTGTCTTGGGATATCCGATTCTGGGTAATGAAGTCCAAGGAAGCTTTCCATTTCCTCATCTTTCTTTTCGGCAATCACTTTTCCCGAGCCATCCATCATAAATTTATAAACCATCATCCGGTCATAATTCACCACTTTGGAAAGGGTTTCCAACAGGTGGTTCCAAAGTTCTTTTTCGTTGTCTATGACGTAAAAGTTGTCATATTTATTGGAAATACGTTTATCAGGATTGATTAAAACTTCTTCAAATTCGAGAAAGATGTAACTTCCGCTTCTGAAAACCGAAAAATGATATTCTTTCTGATCAATAAAGATCTTATCAAAATACGTTTCATTTTCTCTTCTTGTGAATCTGTTCAGTGAGGTATAAATATCTGAATCAACTATATGCTGAAAGCTTTCCGGAAAATCAGAAAGCCTCCTGCCGAACAACGCATCAAGGTTTCCGATCTTAAATATATCCACAATATTCCTGCTGAAAAAAGTAATGGAATGGGACTCCGCATCAATGCCAATCAAATAGCCAAAACTTTGTATAGAGCCTGGAATATGGATAGGTTCTTCATGGCATTCTACAAAATTCATATAATTATTCAGTATATCAATCAAATATAGGGCTTTTTTTAACTATTTCTTCTTTTGTGGTATGAAAAAAAATAATACTTCTCCAGCCCGGAGCATTGCTTTTCACAGAAAAAATAAAATTAAAACATTCTTTATTTTACACCTGCTTTAATAAGATATCTCTAAAAGATACGAAAAAAAATACAATATTTATGTTTTTAACTTATTAACCCTGATTCATAACATGAATTAAGAATTATTAACCAATACAATTATGTTATTTAAACAATTTTAGCTAAATTTATATCACCAAATAATGAATATGAATAAAACTCATTGAATTATTCACAATAATATCAATATAAATTTTTAATTCAAATAATACTATTATGAAAAAGTTCCCATTAATTTTATTTTCTTTGGTCCTCTCTATAGGATTATGGAATCCATCAGAAGCATGTACACGAGTAGTGTATAAAGGTCCACAAAATACTATTCTTACAGCCCGTTCTATGGACTGGCGTGACGAGATCCCAGCCAACTTATGGGTTTTCCCAAAAGGAATAGACCGCACCGGACAAACCGGACCTAAATCTATAAAATGGACATCCAAATATGGCAGTCTCATCAGTTCTACCTGGGACATTGCTTCCGCAGACGGGATGAATGAAAAAGGATTAGTGGCCAATATGCTGTGGCTTGGAGAATCTCAATATCCAAAATTTGATGCCAAAGGGGGTAAAAAGGGACTTGCTATTTCTCTGTGGGCTCAATATTATCTTGATAATTTTTCAACGGTAAAAGAAGCGGTAGATTTTTCAAGAAAGGAACCATTCGTTGTTGTAAGTGATAATATCCCGGGGACAGAAAGATTTACAACAGTTCATCTTTCTATTTCTGATGCTTCAGGAGACAACGCGGTTTTCGAATACATCAACGGAAAATTGGTGATTCATCATGACCCCTCTTATACGGTAATGACCAACTCTCCTATTTTTGACGAGCAGCTTGCCTTAAATAATTATTGGAAAGGTATTCCGGGAACGGTAATGCTTCCGGGAACCAACCGAGCTGCAGACCGATTTGTAAGAGCTTCTTACTACATTAATGCAATACCAAAAACAGCAGATACCCGTACCGCTGTAGCCAGTGTTTTCAGTGTGATCAGAAACTGTTCTGTACCTTACGGAATTTCTTCCCCAACAGAACCTAATATTTCTTCTACAAGATGGCGTTCCGTATCTGATCAGAAAAATCTGGTCTATTACTTTGAAACCGTTTTTACACCAAGTACTTTCTGGGTAGACCTCAAGGACTTTGATCTAAGTGCCAAAGGAAAGGTGATGAAACTGGATCTTAGCAACTACCAAACGTACCACGGTAAGTCTAATACTGACTTCAAGGAAACCCCTTCATTCAAGTTCCTAGGCTTGGAATAAATCATATAAGCAAAAAATAAAGATATACTTCTTTGAGTGTTCTTACTTCCAGACCATGGATAAGAACACTCAAGGTAAAAATGTGAATCTAGATTCACCAAGATAGGTATGTGATTATTTCTTTTTTCTGACGATGTACAGATAAAAGCGATAACAGAAAGGTCTTACACAATAAAAGTATTTATCATCTCATGAGCGCTTTCAGTGCATCACCTTTACTTTTCAAGTACCGGGATAAAGCTTTTATGTTGAGATTAATTTAAAAAAACAAAAAACAAACAAAAGATATGGCCTTTTTTTCATTCAAAAAGAGAAGCCTTGTTCTCTGCATTCTTATGGGCTGGTTTTCAGCAAATGCACAGATACAGGATTCTTTACAGACCAAACCTCAACAGGAAGAAGAGAATATAAAATATCCGCAGCTTCAGATTAAAGGGCTTTTTCAGGCACGCTATCTGGTGGGGATGAGTAAGGATGTAGATGTAAACGGGCTTCACCATTCTGATGGTTCCGGAACGAGCAATAACTTTATGCTTAAGTATATGAGGATCCAGGTTCGGGCCCAGATCAGTAAACGAACAGAGGTAGTTGCCTTGGCCAATCTGGCAGATTTTAAAAATGATCCTAAAGGCAGAGTCCTTGAAAATGCTTATCTGAAGTACACTTTCAGCCCTAAATTGGCTTTTACTGTAGGACAGTTCAGACCCTGGTTCGGTATTGAAGAGACCTATCCCATCGATATTATCAAGTCCCTGGATTGGTCTAATCAGTATTCAGAATTTGGGAAACTGGGCTGGACAAGCTTCCAGATAGGACTTTCTGCCACAGGACAGCTTAAATTAGGTGAAATTCCTTTTCAGTATGCTGTTTCTGTAGTGAACGGAAATGGAAAAAACCAAGTCAATGACAATGACAACGGAAAACAGTATTCTACCCGTTTATTGTTTGGGTTATCTGAGAAATATAAATTCAATGTAGGTCTGAATGGAGGTATCGGAGAAGTCTTCAGTAAAAAGATATACGCCGTTGGTATTGATCTCAGCTCCATGATCCAGTTTGATCCAAGATGGAGTCTTGATATGCAGCTGGAAGCTAAACAGGCTACCAATCACGTGCTGTACAACTCCATCGCTCCTGAGGTGAGACCGGATAATCCTGACCAATATTTAGTTCGTGGAGCTTACTTTCTTCCAAATGTAAGATACGAAATCAACCACAAAAACCTCAGCGCCTTTGAACTGTCTTGCCGATATGAATATCTTGATACAAATTTCAGGATGGCTTCCAACCCAAGACAAACAATTACTCCAATGGTGGGACTGGAATTCCTTAAAAATTATGGGGCAAGAATTCAGCTGGGAGTACAGTTTGACCGCTACAAATATCAGGTAGAAAACACTTCTCAATACAACAACAATCTATTCATCGTACAGGTACAGAGTAGATTCTAACCCTCAAATAGTTATTATCATGAAAGAAATTAATATCAAAAACGTAGCGATCACATTTGCCGTTGCGTTGATCATATGGTTCATTCCTGCACCAGAGGGTGTTGCCGAGAATGCATGGCACTTGTTTGCCATCTTTGCGGCTACCATATTAGGAATTATCCTTAAGGCAGCTCCTATGGGTACCATGTGTATGATGGCCATTGGCTTTACAGCTCTTACCCAGGTCGTAGCTCCCGGGGATGCAGGAAAATCAATCACCAAAGCACTTTCCGGATTTGGAGATAAAGTGATCTGGCTGATCGGGATCTCATTCTTTATTGCCAGAGGATTTATTAAAACAGGTCTTGGAAATCGTATTGCCTTTTTATTCATCAGGGTTTTCGGGAAAAGTTCACTGGGACTTGCGTATGGATTAGGACTTGCAGATGTCTGTCTTGCTCCTGCTATTCCGAGTAATACGGCAAGAGGTGGAGGTATCATTT containing:
- a CDS encoding linear amide C-N hydrolase; this translates as MKKFPLILFSLVLSIGLWNPSEACTRVVYKGPQNTILTARSMDWRDEIPANLWVFPKGIDRTGQTGPKSIKWTSKYGSLISSTWDIASADGMNEKGLVANMLWLGESQYPKFDAKGGKKGLAISLWAQYYLDNFSTVKEAVDFSRKEPFVVVSDNIPGTERFTTVHLSISDASGDNAVFEYINGKLVIHHDPSYTVMTNSPIFDEQLALNNYWKGIPGTVMLPGTNRAADRFVRASYYINAIPKTADTRTAVASVFSVIRNCSVPYGISSPTEPNISSTRWRSVSDQKNLVYYFETVFTPSTFWVDLKDFDLSAKGKVMKLDLSNYQTYHGKSNTDFKETPSFKFLGLE
- a CDS encoding porin, whose product is MAFFSFKKRSLVLCILMGWFSANAQIQDSLQTKPQQEEENIKYPQLQIKGLFQARYLVGMSKDVDVNGLHHSDGSGTSNNFMLKYMRIQVRAQISKRTEVVALANLADFKNDPKGRVLENAYLKYTFSPKLAFTVGQFRPWFGIEETYPIDIIKSLDWSNQYSEFGKLGWTSFQIGLSATGQLKLGEIPFQYAVSVVNGNGKNQVNDNDNGKQYSTRLLFGLSEKYKFNVGLNGGIGEVFSKKIYAVGIDLSSMIQFDPRWSLDMQLEAKQATNHVLYNSIAPEVRPDNPDQYLVRGAYFLPNVRYEINHKNLSAFELSCRYEYLDTNFRMASNPRQTITPMVGLEFLKNYGARIQLGVQFDRYKYQVENTSQYNNNLFIVQVQSRF
- a CDS encoding biliverdin-producing heme oxygenase, which encodes MVSEYLKQNTAEYHDAAEKLFNSEKIFNKTFTLEDYKKIIHTNYLMLLHSEDKIFNSLSGKYAEKLQLDNRKKLSLIEKDLKSLSLENQAVSHPLEFENEHEALGAMYVIEGSTLGGNVIAKQLSKTEGFDEVTFNFFGCYQENTGPMWKNFKEVLDTEVAEENYNEVLSGAKKLYTFLLNVN
- a CDS encoding ATP-binding protein, which translates into the protein MNFVECHEEPIHIPGSIQSFGYLIGIDAESHSITFFSRNIVDIFKIGNLDALFGRRLSDFPESFQHIVDSDIYTSLNRFTRRENETYFDKIFIDQKEYHFSVFRSGSYIFLEFEEVLINPDKRISNKYDNFYVIDNEKELWNHLLETLSKVVNYDRMMVYKFMMDGSGKVIAEKKDEEMESFLGLHYPESDIPRQARELYLKKRKRIFSNVHTEMVPIVSKNNEKIDLSFSGSRGMSPVHQQYLKNSGVSSSFSVSIIIDNHLWGLVTCQNVEPKHVDLEDRVQAGIFTALAANAYSSFKSKNELNYCLELNEKVSQLKTKFLKHHNLFDSLIESKNEIKNLPDADGLAIVSDENIITDGVTPSLATINDIVNWALESTTDRIYVNRSFLKNHGEELSLSENAAGIIIYFIERDKNEMLIWFRKEFDEHINWAGNPEKKIGVFSQNGEDKHMVSPRTSFHIFTENIKGYSRRWNSRNVSAVQAVRDLILETSHKNYNAIKRLNDELKKVNEELDSFSYTISHDLGTPLTVMKLNAQMLLGQLTDDSEKSKTKINTIIEEIDNMAEMMKDVLQLSRAKHSDIQLESLTTSHTIQKISENAKLTYGSPKSKVVIRECPDVMADKTLLHQVFLNIINNAVKYSSHKELPIVEIEGTEDGQTIIYRISDNGIGIPEEEKHKMFKIFNRMDNAKKFKGNGIGLSIVHRIMKRIGGNVDYESNKEGTSFILTFKKPYI
- a CDS encoding malate dehydrogenase, with translation MKVTVVGAGAVGASCAEYIAMKNFCSEVVLVDIKEGFAEGKAMDLMQTASLNGFDTKITGTTGDYSKTAGSHVAVITSGIPRKPGMTREELIGINAGIVKEVTENLVKHSPEVIIIVVSNPMDTMAYLVHKTSGLPKHKIIGMGGALDSARFKYRLAEALEAPISDVDGMVIAAHSDTGMLPLLSKATRNGVPVTEFLDEEKQKYVIEETKVGGATLTKLLGTSAWYAPGAAVSVMVQAIACDQKKMIPCSLMLEGEYGQNDICLGVPAIIGANGVESIVNVTLTAEEQLKFAEAANAVREVNGDLKF